A single Actinomadura algeriensis DNA region contains:
- a CDS encoding baeRF2 domain-containing protein has protein sequence MELSFLKTLYQHPGPYASVYADLTRTTEDASKAAELRWRALRTELEEQGAPADTLRAIEATVEEEMAQRRSEGLVIFAADGEVVHTERLPGPPRTPRARVAPLPHVLPYLAERGERFPHMIVVVDRRGGAIDCVAADGRHTHVDVDGDEDYPIRKTKAGDWNQSRFQRSSENVWKMNAKKVAQEIDRVAERCGAEAVVIAGDTRARTAVLEEVSESVLEHVVELDRNTDVRDPELEAELNRILKLKTAERVMTVAERFDRELANGQRAVSGIPAIVEAVRQGQVDTLLVDEDPDSPDRLWFGPDPMQIASSAEELRTEFGVTDVHEDRADAALVRAVTATDGELVVLPSDNGEHHEMGAVLRYTA, from the coding sequence ATGGAGCTGTCATTCCTCAAAACGCTGTACCAGCACCCGGGCCCGTACGCGTCGGTGTACGCCGATCTCACCCGGACCACAGAGGACGCCTCCAAGGCCGCCGAGTTGCGGTGGCGGGCGCTGCGCACCGAACTGGAGGAGCAGGGCGCCCCCGCCGACACCCTCCGCGCGATCGAGGCCACCGTCGAGGAGGAGATGGCGCAGCGACGCTCCGAGGGGCTGGTGATCTTCGCGGCGGACGGGGAGGTCGTGCACACCGAGCGGCTCCCCGGTCCGCCCCGCACGCCGCGGGCCCGGGTGGCCCCGCTCCCCCACGTCCTGCCGTACCTGGCCGAACGCGGCGAACGGTTCCCGCACATGATCGTCGTCGTCGACCGCCGGGGCGGGGCCATCGACTGCGTCGCCGCCGACGGGCGGCACACGCACGTCGACGTCGACGGCGACGAGGACTACCCGATCCGCAAGACGAAGGCCGGCGACTGGAACCAGTCCCGGTTCCAGCGGTCCTCGGAGAACGTCTGGAAGATGAACGCGAAGAAGGTCGCCCAGGAGATCGACCGCGTCGCCGAGCGCTGCGGCGCGGAGGCCGTGGTGATCGCCGGGGACACCCGTGCGCGGACGGCCGTCCTCGAGGAGGTCTCCGAGAGCGTCCTGGAGCACGTCGTCGAACTCGACCGCAACACCGACGTCCGTGATCCGGAACTGGAGGCGGAGCTGAACCGGATCCTGAAGCTCAAGACGGCCGAGCGGGTCATGACCGTCGCCGAACGCTTCGACCGCGAGCTCGCCAACGGCCAGCGGGCCGTGTCCGGCATCCCCGCGATCGTCGAGGCCGTCCGCCAGGGGCAGGTCGACACCCTGCTGGTGGACGAGGACCCCGATTCCCCGGACCGCCTGTGGTTCGGACCCGACCCCATGCAGATCGCGTCGTCCGCGGAGGAGCTCCGCACGGAGTTCGGCGTCACGGACGTCCACGAGGACCGCGCGGACGCCGCGCTCGTCCGCGCCGTGACCGCGACCGACGGCGAACTGGTGGTGCTTCCGTCCGACAACGGCGAGCACCACGAGATGGGCGCGGTGCTGCGCTACACCGCCTGA
- a CDS encoding M48 family metallopeptidase encodes MTENTPDRARKRFPGISSRAYEHPADRSALVALRSLSGFDVVLRKLSGLVNERAIRLMFLGGTVRVGENQFHHLHDMVRDASYILDLKEVPDVFVKQDPTPNAMALGSDHPFIVINTGLIDLLDEEELRFVVGHEVGHILSGHAVYQTMMQILIGLGSRLAWLPLGNVGIAAIIIGLREWFRKAELSSDRAGLLTGQDLDAAKRVNMKLAGGTKLSEMSAEAFLEQAREYDAAGDVRDGLLKFLNLLPQSHPFAVIRFAEIDRWARSGEYERILAGNYPRRDDDGDAKVTDEIKNAARSYRESWEQTADPFVGKVRDMADAAAGAAGGLFDRITRRPNGSNGN; translated from the coding sequence ATGACGGAGAACACACCGGATCGAGCACGCAAGCGCTTCCCGGGGATCAGCTCCCGGGCCTACGAACACCCGGCGGACCGCTCGGCGCTGGTGGCGCTGCGCTCGCTGTCCGGATTCGACGTCGTCCTGCGCAAGCTGTCGGGACTGGTCAACGAGCGGGCCATCAGGCTGATGTTCCTCGGCGGGACCGTCCGGGTCGGCGAGAACCAGTTCCACCATCTGCACGACATGGTGCGGGACGCGTCCTACATTCTGGACCTGAAGGAGGTGCCCGACGTCTTCGTCAAGCAGGACCCGACCCCGAACGCGATGGCGCTGGGCTCCGACCACCCCTTCATCGTGATCAACACCGGGCTCATCGACCTGCTGGACGAGGAGGAACTGCGGTTCGTCGTCGGGCACGAGGTCGGGCACATCCTGTCGGGCCACGCGGTCTACCAGACGATGATGCAGATCCTGATCGGGCTCGGGTCGCGGCTGGCGTGGCTGCCGCTCGGCAACGTCGGCATCGCGGCGATCATCATCGGGCTGCGCGAGTGGTTCCGCAAGGCCGAGCTGTCGTCGGACCGCGCGGGGCTGCTCACCGGGCAGGACCTCGACGCCGCCAAGCGCGTGAACATGAAGCTCGCGGGCGGCACGAAGCTGTCGGAGATGAGCGCGGAGGCGTTCCTGGAGCAGGCCCGCGAGTACGACGCGGCCGGCGACGTCCGGGACGGGCTGCTGAAGTTCCTGAACCTGCTGCCGCAGTCGCACCCGTTCGCGGTGATCCGCTTCGCGGAGATCGACCGCTGGGCGCGCAGCGGCGAGTACGAGCGGATCCTCGCCGGGAACTACCCGCGCCGCGACGACGACGGCGACGCGAAGGTCACCGACGAGATCAAGAACGCGGCGCGGTCGTACCGGGAGTCGTGGGAGCAGACGGCCGACCCGTTCGTCGGGAAGGTCCGCGACATGGCGGACGCCGCGGCGGGCGCGGCGGGCGGCCTGTTCGACCGCATCACCCGCCGCCCGAACGGCTCGAACGGCAACTGA
- a CDS encoding peptidoglycan-binding domain-containing protein, with protein MRILFRTMFVLAVAALTAVAGVGTASADGPDTDPRVAKAIELQAWVPIDVGDRGHRAAFVRCALTQLGYYNNCNPTGTNGAVYLNDMVAAVKRFQAAVFVDVDANGTVTGETWSEIRHRTGVVGFGDGRRSLVRGVQYAMKVLQSPSLVVDGYYEGATRAAVEAFQRRKRIDVDGYFGPQTFRAAMAEGAEQRFTPGL; from the coding sequence ATGAGAATCCTGTTCCGCACGATGTTCGTGCTCGCGGTCGCCGCGCTGACGGCGGTCGCCGGCGTGGGGACGGCGTCCGCCGACGGGCCGGACACCGACCCGCGGGTGGCGAAGGCCATCGAGCTCCAGGCGTGGGTGCCGATCGACGTCGGCGACAGGGGCCACCGCGCCGCCTTCGTCCGCTGCGCGCTCACGCAGCTCGGGTACTACAACAACTGCAACCCGACGGGCACGAACGGCGCCGTCTACCTCAACGACATGGTCGCGGCGGTCAAGCGGTTCCAGGCCGCCGTGTTCGTCGACGTCGACGCGAACGGCACCGTCACGGGCGAGACCTGGAGCGAGATCCGCCACCGGACGGGCGTCGTCGGCTTCGGGGACGGACGGCGCTCGCTCGTCCGGGGCGTCCAGTACGCCATGAAGGTGCTGCAGTCCCCGAGCCTCGTGGTGGACGGCTACTACGAGGGGGCCACGCGGGCCGCCGTCGAGGCGTTCCAGCGCCGCAAGCGCATCGACGTCGACGGCTACTTCGGCCCGCAGACGTTCCGTGCCGCGATGGCCGAGGGGGCCGAGCAGCGGTTTACGCCCGGCCTCTAG
- the rsfS gene encoding ribosome silencing factor — protein sequence MTASERAAQLVRIAAEAAGDKLADDILAYDVSEQLVITDAFVLCSAPNDRQVRSIVDEVERRLREEADAKPVRREGEREGRWVLLDYADVIVHVQHEEDRVFYALERLWKDCPVIGLPESVTAHQEHRARAVGSASE from the coding sequence GTGACCGCATCCGAGAGGGCGGCCCAGCTCGTCCGGATCGCCGCCGAGGCGGCGGGCGACAAGCTGGCCGACGACATCCTGGCCTACGACGTGAGCGAGCAGCTCGTCATCACCGACGCGTTCGTGCTCTGCTCAGCCCCCAACGACCGCCAGGTCCGCTCCATCGTGGACGAGGTCGAGAGGCGGCTCCGCGAGGAGGCCGACGCCAAGCCCGTCCGCCGTGAGGGCGAGCGCGAGGGTCGCTGGGTCCTCCTCGACTACGCCGACGTCATCGTGCACGTCCAGCACGAGGAGGACCGCGTGTTCTACGCGCTCGAGCGCCTCTGGAAGGACTGCCCGGTGATCGGGCTGCCCGAGTCCGTGACCGCGCACCAGGAGCACCGCGCCCGGGCCGTCGGGAGCGCGAGTGAGTGA
- the nadD gene encoding nicotinate-nucleotide adenylyltransferase: MTQKRRLGIMGGTFDPIHHGHLVAASEVAHFFSLDEVIFVPTGRSSHKEGRKVAAAEDRYLMAVIATASNPRFSVSRVDIDRPGPTYTVDTLRDVRDVQGPDADLFFITGADALEKMLTWHDTDELFELAHFVGVTRPGHRLADPGLPNGRVSLMEVPALSISSTECRDRVHSGEPIWYLVPDGIVQYINKRGLYRDDAS; this comes from the coding sequence ATGACGCAAAAGCGGCGGCTCGGGATCATGGGCGGCACGTTCGACCCGATCCACCACGGGCACCTGGTGGCCGCCAGCGAGGTGGCGCACTTCTTCTCGCTGGACGAAGTGATCTTCGTCCCCACCGGCCGTTCGTCCCACAAGGAGGGCCGCAAGGTCGCCGCCGCCGAGGACCGCTACCTCATGGCCGTGATCGCCACCGCCTCCAACCCCCGCTTCTCCGTCAGCCGCGTCGACATCGACCGTCCCGGCCCCACCTACACCGTCGACACCCTGCGCGACGTACGGGACGTTCAGGGCCCTGACGCCGACCTGTTCTTCATCACCGGCGCGGACGCGCTCGAGAAGATGCTCACCTGGCACGACACCGACGAGCTGTTCGAGCTCGCCCACTTCGTCGGCGTCACCCGTCCCGGCCACCGCCTCGCCGACCCCGGCCTGCCCAACGGGCGGGTGTCGCTCATGGAGGTCCCGGCCCTGTCGATCTCCTCCACCGAGTGCCGCGACCGCGTCCATTCCGGTGAGCCGATCTGGTACCTGGTCCCGGACGGGATCGTCCAGTACATCAACAAGCGCGGCCTCTACCGCGACGACGCGTCCTGA
- a CDS encoding histidine phosphatase family protein — translation MSDARPTREPGRRRLVLWRHGQTAWNVENRFQGKTDIPLDETGIQQARRAARLLAGLHPTELLASPLQRASVTAASLAEVTGLPVRYDRDLIERDGGEWEGLTGREIRERYPAEHAAWQPPGGETSAQVAKRVGAALERALDDLPATGTLVVASHGAALRLGMSHLLGLPEEVWERLGGLSNCCWSVLTEMRDGGWRLAEHNAGTLPEPVLGDDRTDNGA, via the coding sequence GTGAGTGACGCCCGCCCGACCCGCGAGCCGGGCCGGCGCCGTCTCGTCCTGTGGCGGCACGGCCAGACCGCCTGGAACGTCGAGAACCGCTTCCAGGGCAAGACCGACATCCCCCTGGACGAGACGGGGATCCAGCAGGCCCGCCGCGCCGCCCGCCTCCTCGCCGGGCTGCATCCGACCGAGCTGCTCGCGTCGCCGCTGCAGCGCGCGTCCGTCACCGCCGCGAGCCTCGCCGAGGTCACCGGCCTGCCCGTCCGCTACGACCGCGACCTGATCGAGCGGGACGGCGGCGAGTGGGAGGGCCTCACCGGCCGCGAGATCCGCGAACGCTACCCGGCCGAGCACGCCGCCTGGCAGCCGCCCGGCGGCGAGACCAGCGCCCAGGTCGCCAAGCGCGTCGGCGCGGCCCTCGAACGCGCCCTCGACGACCTGCCGGCCACCGGCACGCTCGTCGTCGCCTCGCACGGCGCCGCGCTCCGCCTCGGCATGTCGCACCTCCTCGGCCTCCCCGAGGAGGTCTGGGAACGCCTCGGCGGCCTGTCGAACTGCTGCTGGTCCGTCCTCACCGAGATGCGGGACGGCGGCTGGCGGCTCGCCGAGCACAACGCCGGCACGCTCCCCGAGCCCGTCCTCGGCGACGACCGGACCGACAACGGCGCGTGA
- a CDS encoding DUF1360 domain-containing protein, with the protein MNTVVDTARKQKEHYAGDEDRPLGSYLGTLAVYAVTTGAMALLAKRFRDRVPGVGAGDLALMAITTHKLSRLIAKDPVTSPLRAPFTRYSGTSGPAEVAEEVRGHGARHAVGELVTCPFCTGQWVATAYAAGLVFAPEATRFAGATMTAVAASDWLQLAYARLQQAAEG; encoded by the coding sequence ATGAACACCGTCGTCGACACGGCGCGCAAGCAGAAGGAGCACTACGCGGGCGACGAGGACCGCCCGCTCGGCTCGTACCTCGGGACATTGGCCGTCTACGCGGTGACGACCGGCGCGATGGCGCTGCTGGCCAAGCGGTTCCGGGACCGGGTGCCGGGCGTCGGCGCGGGCGACCTGGCGCTGATGGCGATCACCACGCACAAGCTGTCCCGGCTGATCGCCAAGGATCCGGTGACGAGCCCGCTGCGGGCCCCGTTCACCCGCTACTCGGGGACGTCCGGTCCGGCGGAGGTGGCCGAGGAGGTGCGGGGGCACGGCGCCCGGCACGCCGTCGGCGAGCTGGTCACCTGCCCGTTCTGCACGGGCCAGTGGGTGGCGACGGCCTACGCGGCGGGGCTGGTGTTCGCGCCGGAGGCGACCCGTTTCGCGGGCGCGACCATGACGGCCGTGGCGGCGTCGGACTGGCTGCAGCTGGCGTACGCGCGGTTGCAGCAGGCGGCGGAGGGCTGA